The bacterium genome has a window encoding:
- a CDS encoding VTT domain-containing protein, producing the protein MFQDIEFWLRELIAAQGALGVFLIGILEEVVFIIPSSLVFLGAGFLLIAPEASFANAVFAALINIGIPAALGVTLGSFFIYGIVYAGGKPTIARFGKYVGLTWEEIEAAEKKFTAGRMDETLLFILRALPIFPISIISAVCGLIRLPWKEFFVVTLLGAFVRASGSALVGWGVGKEYAYYASQFEVVEKYGLVALVIGGIVAYWQIKKRLLTN; encoded by the coding sequence ATGTTCCAGGATATTGAATTTTGGCTGCGGGAACTCATTGCGGCGCAAGGCGCGCTCGGCGTTTTTTTAATTGGCATTTTAGAAGAGGTGGTGTTCATTATTCCATCTTCGCTCGTATTTCTTGGCGCCGGATTTTTGCTTATTGCACCCGAGGCGTCATTCGCGAACGCCGTATTCGCGGCATTGATTAACATCGGTATTCCGGCCGCGCTTGGCGTTACGCTCGGTTCATTCTTTATTTACGGCATCGTTTATGCCGGAGGCAAACCGACCATCGCGCGTTTTGGGAAATATGTGGGGCTGACATGGGAAGAAATTGAAGCAGCGGAGAAAAAATTTACGGCGGGGCGCATGGATGAAACATTGTTGTTTATCCTCCGCGCGCTGCCGATTTTTCCAATATCTATTATTTCCGCGGTCTGCGGACTGATACGTCTGCCGTGGAAAGAGTTTTTCGTCGTAACGCTTTTAGGCGCCTTTGTGCGCGCATCCGGCTCCGCGCTTGTCGGCTGGGGAGTGGGGAAGGAGTATGCGTATTACGCGAGCCAGTTTGAGGTGGTAGAGAAATACGGCCTTGTCGCGCTTGTGATCGGCGGAATCGTGGCGTATTGGCAGATTAAGAAGCGCCTCTTGACAAATTGA